The stretch of DNA tctttcttctgctttatttggGACTGTAATGGGGCAAGTCTGAGGACTGGAGCTTTGGCAACCATCCTGCCATCCCAAGGGGCACCTGCTTAAGAATGAAGCTCAGGCAGAGCTAAAATATGCCAGTGACAGTCTGAGGGCTGGAtccagacatgcctgaagcaTACCTAGTCTTTTCAGTTACATGAGTCCACGTACAGTTTCTCTTGACATAAGCCAGGCTGAGTCATATTGGTCTGGAGTTTGTAAGTGTAACTCATACAAGGGTCTTAGGAAACTCCAGGAATCCCTATGAAAGCTGGGGCCCCACTCACCTCCAATAGCCAGATATCGGAAGAAGAGCCAGCCACTGATGAGGGCCTCTCGAGGGTTTCGGGGTCGTTTCTCCATAATGTCCAGGTCTGGGGGGTTGAAGCCCAGGGCTGTGGCAGGTAGGCCATCTGTGACCAGGTTCACCCAGAGCAGCTGCACAGGGATCAGGGCTTCAGGCAGGCCCAGAATTGCTGTGAGGAAGATGCTGGAACCAGAGTCATGGGCTTGAGCCCCCAGCAAATGGAAGGCCCAGCTGCTACTCACACCCGAGGCCCGGGAGTGCCCCCCACTGTCTCTGCAGCAGCCCCGCCTCACTCTGCTAGTTCTGATGTGTGTGCACGAGTGAGAAGTGGGTGCATACACTCTGGTCACACTGGGCCACCCCAAAACCCCCAGTCTCAGCTCTGGGGCCTGGATAGACCCGTCCTTTAGGCCTCTTCCATTGAGGACAGGACACAAGTTCTctttaagacacacacacagacacacacatgtggaCAGTGCGTGCCTGAGCAGATACACATTTGTTCACAGATGTGTGCAAAACACCTAGTACAGGACACACAATCCCACAAACATAAGCAAACATCTACACGCTTGCCCTGACGTGCACAGATGCAGAGTTCTTACACGGCCAGGCAAACGTGCGCTCACCATTCGCCATAGGCGTCACTCACTTGTGAACCTAAGTGTGTACACGATTACATGCGAGCACAAATCCTCGGTGCTTGTACTCATGCCCAAAGATGAACAGTAAGTCACATGCACATGTGTACACAAGCCTCTCACTCAGGCACACaccctgtgtgcacacacacaaacatattacTGCCCAGAGGTGAGGTGAGTTCTCCCATCTCGCAGGACTCTGAAAGTGGGAAGAAGGTCATGGCTGGAGGGATGCCAAGGgatttctccagcaccaccctGGGGATTAAGGTACATCAGGGGTTCTGGAGAATGATGGGTGTCCCTGTTCCTGCCCACCCTGTGGTGGGACTCTGGAAGGTCCCAGTCTTCCAAGGAAGGACACGGGTCCCGTCATCCCTGCAGCCCCATCCCAGGACCAGGCATTCTCCCTGTCGCCCCATCCCAGACCAGGCATTTTCCCTGTCCTGGGGATCCACAGCTGGTCCAGAGGGCTGGGAGGACGGAACACAGGGCCTCACCAGACAACCTCGCCAACGTTGGAGGAGATGAGGTAGCGGATGAATTGCTTCATGTTGCTATAGATGGCCCGGCCCTCCTCTACCGCGGCCACGATGGAGGCAAAGTTGTCATCTGAGAGTACCATCTCCGCCGCTGACTTGGCCACGGCTGTGCCAGAGCCCATGGCAATGCCAATCTCTGCTTTCTTCAGGGCTGGGGCATCATTCACTCCGTCTCCTGTCTGAGGGCCAGGTTAGGGGGCTTCACACCTGAGAAACTTCCCTGACACCTGCCTGACTCCCCTCCCTGAGCCTGTCACCAAGTTTAGGGGTTGTCCCCGAGGAAGCAGACAGCTGAATGGAACCAATGGTGAGGTCATGAGCCTAGAAACTGATCTGGGGCAGAGGCTAAGGACAGGGCAGGGAGTGCAGACAAGGACAAAATTGAGAAGAAGGTCAAGTTTAAGGTCAGAGAGGATGGTGAGGTGAGGACGGGAAGAAGGCGAGTCAACATTGAGGGCAAAGATGAAATCAAGGTGGGATGTGGGGTAGAAAATGAGACTGAGGTTAAGGACAAAGTTAAGTTCAAATCAGGAATGAGGTGAAGGTCATGGCCCAGGTCAAGGGTCAGTTAGGGGTTGTAGTTAAGGTGAAGGCTGGAGCCAAGGTGAAAGACAGGGTCAAGAATGGACTTATGTTCAAGataaaaaaattagattaaaggAGAGATCAAGTCCAGGCTATGGTCCCTATCAGGAAAGATGTCATGGTAGAAGTTAGAGTTGATGTCAAAGTCAAGATCAAAGCTGAGGTCAACATAAAGTAATAGATTGTTGGGGGGGGGTCAATGTCAGGGATCAGATCAGGGTCCAGGTAAAGACTGGAACTCGTATCAAGCTTGAATTGAGTAAAGGATCAGTTTAAGGTGTTTAAGGTTGAGGTCAGGGACCAAGTCAGTGTGAAGGTCAAAAATAAGAGCCAAGAACAAGTTTACAGTTGTAGTCAAGTCAAGGTTGGTGCCCAGCTCATTATCAGGTCAAGACTGAGCCACATATAAGAATTAAGGTCAACATAAAGGACTGGGATAGGCTGGAGGTCAAGATTATAACCTGAGGTCTAGAGAGGGGAGAGTGAGATCGAGGTTAAGAGTAAGATCAGCGTTGATGAAGAGGTCAGCAATCAAGAATGAGATGGAACAAAAACTGAGACCAAACCCAGTGTTCATCCAGAGGGGAAGGGATGAAGAGACAGGTATTACAGTGCAATGCCACTGAACAGTACACAAAAATCATGGCACTGAGTCCcccaacaacatggataaacctcaaAGGAAAAAGGCCAGACAAACAGCAAATGCTGTATGATCCCACTCATGTGAAAATCCACGAGAGGCAAAATAATCCATGATGCAAGAAAAACAATCAGAGCAGAGACTGCGAGTCGTGGCTGGATGGAGAAGGTGTGTAAAGGAACCTCATGGGTTATGGTAAAGTTCCCTCTCCTGTGTGAGGGCAAAATGTACTGATGTCTACAACTGAGTCTGAAACGCATTAAGGAAGCTGGGTTGAAGGTGGGTAGAGGGACAGGTATGCGATAAAGCAAATATACCTATGCTATTTACAGACTCTAGACAGCAGATATTTACAGGCATTCGCTATAAAAATCACTTCAATTTCTCTTTGggcttgaaattttttgaaataagatgttgggaaaaataagaatgaagcaGAGGCAGGGGTTGGCCAGTTGCTCTTTCTAAGCCCTGTGGTCAGTGCTTCCCACCATACCCCAGGCCGCCACCTCCCCGCAGGCTCCCAGCTTGTGGCCTCACCATGGCAGTGATCTCATTAAAGGACTGCAGGTTCTCCACAATGCGGGACTTGTGGGCGGGCTCCACCCGGGCGAAGCAGCGGGCCGTGCGGCAGGCATGGCGCTGCTGCTCGGGGCTGAGGTCATCAAATTCGCGGCCCGTGTAGGCCTTGCCCGCCACGTCCTCCGTGTCCTCGAAGATGCCAAGCCGGCGGCAGATGGCCACGGCTGTGCCTTTGTTGTCCCCTGTGATCATGACCACACGGATGCCTGCCTGGTGGCAGCGTGCGATGCAGGCAGCCACCTCGGGCCTTGGAGGGTCCAGCATGCCCACGCAGCCCACGAAGGTCAGGTCCGTCTGTAGGGAGGGGGCAGATGCCAGCGGGGCCTGAACCCATCCTCAACCTGCCACCTGCCCAGCGCTGCAGGCGGACACACGGGCCCGGGGCCCCAACACCCACCTCCTCTTGCACACCCACCTCATACTGCAGGTGGACACACAGCCCTGGGGTCCCAGCACCCACCTCGTACTGCACAAACTTGCTGCAGTCATCCAGTTGCATGTCCTCCTTCCTCGGGGGCATGTCTCGGGTGGCCAGTGCCAAGCAGCGCAGCGTGTCCAAACCTGAGCCCCAGTCCTTGACCTTGGCCAGGATCTGCTCCCTGGAGGTGGTGTCCAAGGGTACCGTGCGGCTCCCCACACGGACTGAGCTGCAGCGCTCAATCACACTCTCAGGAGCCCCCTGCAGGAGCGGGACAGGGGAGGAGACAACCCGGTCAGTCGagaccccttccctccctcctgcttAACTGTGAGTTGAGGCCTAGATCTCAGGTAAGTAAGGTCACTCAAGGGACACACAATAAGGGGCGAAACAGAATCCATCCATCTTTAAGAAGGTTGGTGCAGGAACCAAGTGGGCCCCACCGTGAGAGAGCCCAGAGGGTAGGGGGGGCTCACATAGAGTGTGACGCAGTGTGAAGCCCACAGCAgaacacccccccaccccggcaATTAGCCTGCAGCTGAGAAGGCCTGACGCAGCATTTTGGGGGACAGGATGGGAATGGCACCCTCCTGCAGACCCTGCTGCCCTGCCAGGCTGGTGCTCCCACGATTCCAATTCTGTAGGGTGCTCTGCATCGGGAAGTGGGCTGAGCCCTGCTGGGAGACCAGAAACAGAGCCCAGCTGAGGGTGTGGGTGATGTGGCTCTGGAGGGTGGTCATGGGGTGCAGGGCTTCTCACTGGCCTTGGGGTCTCACCCTGGACCTCGTCCCAGGCCTGGAAAAAACCTCTGAATCCTCCATCAGTGCCTCATCCCTCTCCCCAAAAGGTACCCCAGACACTaggggggttttgtttgtttttttgtggccGAGCCACAGGGCAGGCGGGATCCtagctcctcgaccagggatggaacctgaacttcctgcagtgaaagtgtagagtctcaaccactggaatgtcagggaagtcccttgatatatatacatacacacaatatatatatatatatatagtcactgGGTATTTTAAGAAACCCAAACTCCCAATACAgaagctttttgttttaaaacaggtTTAAACCCCCCACTGCAggttttaaaacagattttaaagatTTTGCTTTACTCTGACTCCTACTTCATATTCAAAATCAGTGACAGGAAGGACTATGGATGAGAGTCTGGATGGAGctgtttcctttcctccttaGGACTGTTTCCAAGACACAAAGCACCAAGTGTGGACACCAACCACGTCAACAGTCCCCATCAGAAGCAAAAGGGCTCCTGAGACAGTCCAGCCTGACCCGCTATTCAGACAGGGACCCAAGGCCCACGTGGGAGACGGTGGCCCCGAGGTCATGCGGCAAGGCCGTGCCTCTCAGATCAGACCTGGGACCACAGGGAGGGGCAGGCCTCAGCATCTGGCCCGGGTTTTACCTGCCCGACACCGGGTCCCCCTCCCAGTTCCCCGTGGCAGGCTGACCACCCTCATTCCAGAGGCATCCCTTTGCCGAGGgtctcccacctcccccagtgTCCCACGGCCGCAGGCTCTGGCTCGTCAGAGGACTGGAGAGCAGGCCCCCGGGGACTCCAGGTGTGCAGAGGCCCCAGGCCGGTCAGGCAGGCCCACCTTCACAAACATTTTGCTGCCCTGGGCCACCAGGCCAGGGCGGGTGGGCGTGCAGTACACTGACATGGACTTCCGGTCTCGGGAGAACTCCAGGGTGAATTCCTTCTGCATCAGCTGCTTGATGACCTGCGGGGCCCGGGTGGGTCAAGGCGTGAGGGGCAGGGCCAGCAATCCTGGCTGCTTCCTCGCCAGCTGCTCGACCCCGTGAAGAGCCTCTTGCTCCCTACACGGTGGTGAATCTATCCTCTTCTAACCCCAACATTCAAGgcctccatctccctctccagccccagAAATGCCCCAAAGTTGCCATGTCCTGACGAGGCTGGGTAATTTCTGACTCCAAGTCCTTGCCCACACTCAGCTGTTCCTCTCTTTTTGCCCTAGACCAGTCTTACTAGGTAGGCATCTGAGGTCCTTCTTCCTCCCAGAAGCCTCCCAGgacttccttcccctctctcccttctcccaatGCCCCAGAAGCCCCAGCCACACGGACTGTGGCCAAGGCCCCCATGCTGCTCACCGCGTTGCAGGCGCCAGCTCGTTCCACCCGGGAGAGAGTCTGCAGGTCCGTGTCAAAAACATTCATCTTCTCCACCAGGCATGTCAGGGCTGTCTCCGTGGCCTCTCCCACCTTCTCATACACACCCTTGGCCTAGAGGGGCCCAGGTACAGGGAGTCAGGGTCGGGGCAGCCCCCGGTCTCACCTCCCATTCACTGCCTGAGCCTTGGAGCTCCCAGGCgctcctgcttccctccctcttctctccctgaGACTTCATATGCCCCTGCCTCCAGCACTCTTCATAGGCTCACAACAGCCAGTGCCCACCCAGGCCACTGCTACCTCCCTCTTGAGCTCTATGCCCACTCATGCAGTTGCTGCCCGTTGGGCTTGATTCCCTTCCGACCCTCGGTCTACCTCCATCTCTCTGTATGTGCCACTCCAGTGACTGTTCCGGCCAAAATGGCAGCTAGAAGCTACCTGAGCTCCTCCCTCTTTCACCTAACTGGTCACCAAGTCCCAGGATTTTGGCTCCAAACTCTCTCCAACCCATGCCTACTCCCCTCTTCCTGAAGCCCCAGCCAGGACTCAGCTGACATTTCTCGGGCCCAGATGACCACACAGGGCTCCCTGGCCCTGGTCTTGCCCAGTCTGTTCTGTCCTCCACACTGAGACTTAGGTGATCTTCTGTGAATGCAGATCTGACCATATCACTCCCCTGCTCTATACCCTTTGCTATCTGTCTGCTGCCCTCAGCTGGGCATCAGACTGACTTGGTCTGGCCAAGTGCCCCCATTCAGGGGCAAAAAGCCTCCCGTGTGCACCATGCTTCTGCTCCAGCCACAAGGAAGAGTTCACTGCCTAGATCACATCAGGTTATAGTGGCCTGTGGACCGTTTCTGGGCTGTGCCTTTTGCTTTAAACACTTCCTGGTGTTTGTCCCCTACACCTCTTCTCCCAGGCATCCCTGGCCTTTCTGCCTTTTACATTACAGTCCCCCACAGCCCAAGAGCCCCAGAGCAAGGTTCTAAAGCCAAACCGAGGAAGAAGCGGGGAGCAGTGTGGATGGCAGTGCTCCTGGGGTGTGGCACTCCCAAGCGGCAGGGACTTCCAATCCTGGGAGCTTGGATACTCTGGGAGAAAGGTCTGTTCTGAGCGCCTGGATACTAGGGAAGTCACTGAAAGTGGGTAGGGACCCACCTCGTTGTAGTCCAGTGCTGAATCATTGCACAGGGCACAGATGGTCGCCAGCTCCACCAGCCCATCAAACTGCCCGCAGCGCACTCGCCGCTCTCCCTGACGCCTGTGGAGCCAGAGGGTCAGAACTGGGTTCTTGGCCCCGCCCCTGGGCGATGCCCAGTATGTTGGCCGCGCCCCCAGGAGGCCTCGCCAATGACAACTCTCAACAGTTGTCCTACGTAGCTCCGCCCACCCGTAAACCCCGCCCACCTGTGCCCCTTCGCTGAGCACTCACACTTCGCCCTCCGGGGCATACGTGGTGCCCGAGATGGTGAACTCGTGCAAACGGCAGGTACCCGTTCCAGCCTCAGCTACCACGAACATCTAGGGGGCACAAGGGTGTGCTCATGTTTTTCAAACTCTTGTTTCATTATCCTTAGTAGGACTGTTCAAATGAAGTCCTACTAGGGATTCTAGCAGGTCAGGGGCTGCAGGGCAGCAAAGCAAGCTGGTGCCCCCACCCCTGCGGCAGCCTCTGGTGCACTTCTGTGGGGGACTAAGGTCTCAGACACAGTGCGTGGGTTTCCAGGGTTTTAtgggagcaggggtgggaggggtgatCAGGGGGCCTGGGAGAATGGGAAACCCACAGCCTTCAGCAACAGCCCAGCCACTCCTCTACCCCAGAGACCTGCTGGAGTCTCAGCCAGACTCCCTGGAGCATGTGGGCAGCAGCCCAGGATCTGGGATCGAGTGCCAAGGAATGAATAATTCCTGCCTGGGCCCTTCCCAGGTCACTGGAGCTGGTGTATCGGGTGACAGGCACTGACCACAGAGTGTCATGGTGGAGCAGGATTAAAACCTGGGTCCAGGCCTGGCTTGGCTCGGACGCCCAGGCTGTACTTGACCCTCCCCTATTTCCTTTATGGTCACCTGGCAGGGCTTGCACACCCAAACTTCacacgaggaaactgaggttcacagaTGGCCTGCGAGGCCTGCCAGGACCCTACAGAGTGACACATGTGTCCAAATGATGCATGTCCAGCCAGGCTTTGCTGCTCTGCCCCAGGAAAACCTGGTTCTGCTTCCCACCATGGGACAGCACACATATTCTCTCCTCCATCTCTGGAGTTGGGGAGTGGCCCAGAGAGGTAGCCCAGCCTGCCAAGCATCACACAGCAACACCCAGGCTGGCTGCAGCCACTCACCCGGCAGACCGACATCTGATTGGTGGTGAGCGTGCCCGTCTTGTCTGAGCAGATGACCGAGGTGCAGCCCAGGGTCTCCACAGAGGGCAGGCTCCGCACAATGGCGTTCTTGCGGGCCATCCGCCGCGTGCCCAGTGCTAGGCAAGTAGTGATGACAGCCGGGAGGCCCTCGGGGATGGCAGCCACAGCCAGGGCCACAGCGATCTTGAAGTAGTAGACAGCACCTCGAAGCCAGGAGCCGCCGTGGGCAGGGTCAGCAAAGTGCCCGATGTTAATGACCCACACGGCCATGCAGATCACGGAGATGGCACGAGACAGCTGCTGCCCAAACTCGTCCAGCTTCTGCTGCAAGGGCGTCCGCTCTGGCTCCACGGCGGCCATCTGACTGCGGATCTTACCCAGCTCAGTGtgcaggcctgtggccactgccacaCCCACTGCCTTGCCTGATGCAATGTTGGTGCCCTGGCCGAGGGAGGGGATAAGCAAAGGGGCTGGTTGGCACCTCAGTAGGGGACCAGGACCCCTGACCCCTTCAGGCTGGGATTAGGGCTCGCTTCCTGCTCCttggctttctctttctccatgtcACTTAGTGCTCCCAGACAGATGCAGCTATGTAGTCTTGAGTTACGACTGTCATCGCCTTGACAGTGTCAGCTCTATGCAGGCAGGGACTTGGTTTGGTGCCACATTCCCAGTGCCAGCATGGGGTCTGGCACAGAGGCAGCAACAGCTGATATTGACAGCACAGCATAGCACCAACCCATTAAAATGAGGTTCATACACAACCAAAACAGCCACACAGGGGTGCTGCTGTGATCTCAGGTAAACAGTTTTAAACAGTATTTACTGAAGAATCAAGAAAATCTGAGCTTAAGTACATCCATTCCCAAGGCCCCAGTAAGATCCCCAAGCCCTGATGCGAGGGCTGGCCAGCATGAGCCTCCGTGTCCTCCTGTAAAATGGTCCGGCAGAGGCGAGAGAAACAGCTGTTAAGGGGAGGCTCATAACTCATCCCCTTCAGATGGGTGCCCTGTGCCACGGCTGGAGAGGTGGGTGCTGGCAGCTTCAGTATCTCTTCTGCCCTGAGCCATGCAGCTCCTGCCCCCACGTACAGGCCCCTCTGctaaggaagggcttcccagatggcactagtggtaaagaatctgcttgcaatgcagaagacccaggtttgactcctggatgagaaagatcccctggaagaggaaatggcacccctctccagtattcttgcccgggaaatctcatggacagaggagcctggcgggctacagtccagggggtcgcaaagagtcggacacgactgagcgactaaacacgcATGCACTGCCAAGGAAATGACCTGCAGTTAGCCAGAGCGCCCTCCTTAGAAAGTTTCCTGTGACAGCTGCTGATGCCTGGGTGTGCCCCTTggtgtcccctccccacccaaagCAGCTTATCCAAGGCTTCCGTGCACCTTGGCGGGGTGCTCCCCTCAAGCAGAGCTGCAGGTGAATAtcactttctccctttctgttcACTTCTGGGGACACTTTATAACTTAGCACCCAGGGCCACTGCCAATCGGCTCGACCCCTCGTTGTGGCCTCTGTGCTCGGCTTCAGGCTGTTACTAGGCAGCCCATGAGCATCACCGGTTAGATCTCTCTGGGGCCACAGGGGCTGATCCCTTCCCCCAGAGCTGAACCCCATCACTGTCCCTGGGCAGACACTCTCCCTGGTGTCTTGTCTTAGGgatcagttttcttatctgagaAACGAATGGTTCCTGACATTCTCTACCATTCTGGCAATGCTCCTCTCTCTAGAGGATTCTGCTGAGTGACTATACACAGGCTCTGTCCCTCTCCAGCTTAAAGCAGGATAAGCCTAGCAGGTAGGAGAAAAACTCTGGAATCAGATGGCTGAGTCCACATCCCAGCTCTGCCgctcactggctgtgtgaccttgggaaacttACTTAACCTCTCGGTGCCTGTTTCCTTGCTGGAAAATGCAGACAAGTATACTTATTTCAGAGGCGATCcaagcataaaataaatacatacaggtAAAGGTCTTAGAACAGGGCCAAGCACACAGCTCCACTAAACATAACTATTATTATCACCAGAAATTTTCACGTATTCTCAATGATTGTGAGGTTCTTTCCCATAGGGCTCTATCTGATTCAtctaaatgttattatttttattataaggcACTTACAGAAAACAGCATGTTCTTCTTGTCCTGGTTGACAGCTCTGGGGTCTGGGATGGCGTCTGTGTGCTTGGTCACAGACACAGATTCACCTGGATGTAGAATCAGAAATGAGAagcccgggacttccctggtggtccagcgactgggactccacactcccctttgcagggtgcctgggttcagtccctggtcggggtactagatcccacgtgccgcaagtAAAGATCAAaatcacaactaagacccagtgtagacaaatacatacacacatacacattttaaaaaagaaacaacaagcCCCGTGTGAAGTCCTCCCATCCCCGGGCCTCTGGACCTCACCGGTCAGGATGGACTGGTCCACTCTCAGCGTGGTGGACTTGATGTCAATGAGACGGAGGTCGGCGGGCACTTTGTCTCCCACTGTGGAGGGAGAACGGCTTGGCTGAGTGTGGCTCTGGGCACCCCTTCCCAGGAAAGCCTGCAGGGCTCCCAGAAGCCAAGGCCAGGGCTGGCAGGCAGGCCTGAGCTGTCCCCTGGCTTACAGTCCCTTTATTCATCCAATGAGGTTCTGGCTAAAGAGCTGTAGAGGGATCCAACAGCCCCCCTCTACAACatacagtcagaaagagaagagtgggCTCATTAGCATCTTATAATGCAAGGAGAATACCCCGAAGCACCTGCCACTTCCACGATGTCTCCAGGGACGATGTCCCGGGCAAGGATGCGTTGCACACCCTTTCGGTCCGCGCGGATCACCTTGCCCATCTCAGGCTCATACTCCTTGAGGGCCTCGATGGCACTCTCCGCGTTGCGTTCCTGCAGAGGCAGGAAGGCTATCTATCTCTGCTGGCCCTAGCAAGCCACCCCCTTGGAAGGACACCCCTTGGGGCCTGGGATGGATCTGGAAGCAGAAGGACCTGCAGGGTTCCAGGACCAGGTGAAGGTGACACCTAGCAGCTGGGAGACCCCAGGATGCAGCCGCACCCCCAAGTCTCCCACCTGCCACACGCCCACAATCGCATTGGCCACAAGGATCAGCATGATGACCAGGGGCTCCACAAAGGCTGTCGTGGTCTCCTCGCCCTCCTCAAACCAGGCCAGGACCTGTCGGGATCAGAGCTGGTGAGTGGCAGCTATGCCATGAGCCAGGGTCTACCTGCCATTTCCTCTGTACTCTGGGTCCGTCTACTCCCGTTTGGGAGAAAGTACCCCTGGGGAGCCCTGGATTTGGAGAGGTCTGATCTCAGAAGGCCTTGGCTTGGTTACTACTACCTCCAGGTAGTGACCGCCACAGCCCACgtcccaccccacccactctcAGGGTCATGGGGCCACTGTTGGCTTGACTGTGGTTCTCCAAGTGTGGGgcccagaccagcagcagcatcacctaggaacctgttagaaatgcaaattcctggGGTCCATCCCAGACCTGCTGAGTCAGAAACTGGGGTGGACCCCAGCAGTCTGTGTTACAATATCAGGTTAATGGCCCTGTGCTCAGAGGACCATGGTAAGAGGACCAGCCAGAGCCCAGGCCTGGAGGCGGGAGACCTCATTCCAGTCTGTTCCCACCTCCTGGCCCAAGTGGGTACT from Bos mutus isolate GX-2022 chromosome 19, NWIPB_WYAK_1.1, whole genome shotgun sequence encodes:
- the ATP2A3 gene encoding sarcoplasmic/endoplasmic reticulum calcium ATPase 3 isoform X3, which gives rise to MEEAHLLPAADVLRRFSVTAEGGLSAEQVTGARERYGPNELPTEEGKSLWELVLEQFEDLLVRILLLAALVSFVLAWFEEGEETTTAFVEPLVIMLILVANAIVGVWQERNAESAIEALKEYEPEMGKVIRADRKGVQRILARDIVPGDIVEVAVGDKVPADLRLIDIKSTTLRVDQSILTGESVSVTKHTDAIPDPRAVNQDKKNMLFSGTNIASGKAVGVAVATGLHTELGKIRSQMAAVEPERTPLQQKLDEFGQQLSRAISVICMAVWVINIGHFADPAHGGSWLRGAVYYFKIAVALAVAAIPEGLPAVITTCLALGTRRMARKNAIVRSLPSVETLGCTSVICSDKTGTLTTNQMSVCRMFVVAEAGTGTCRLHEFTISGTTYAPEGEVRQGERRVRCGQFDGLVELATICALCNDSALDYNEAKGVYEKVGEATETALTCLVEKMNVFDTDLQTLSRVERAGACNAVIKQLMQKEFTLEFSRDRKSMSVYCTPTRPGLVAQGSKMFVKGAPESVIERCSSVRVGSRTVPLDTTSREQILAKVKDWGSGLDTLRCLALATRDMPPRKEDMQLDDCSKFVQYETDLTFVGCVGMLDPPRPEVAACIARCHQAGIRVVMITGDNKGTAVAICRRLGIFEDTEDVAGKAYTGREFDDLSPEQQRHACRTARCFARVEPAHKSRIVENLQSFNEITAMTGDGVNDAPALKKAEIGIAMGSGTAVAKSAAEMVLSDDNFASIVAAVEEGRAIYSNMKQFIRYLISSNVGEVVCIFLTAILGLPEALIPVQLLWVNLVTDGLPATALGFNPPDLDIMEKRPRNPREALISGWLFFRYLAIGVYVGLATVAAATWWFLYDAEGPQVTFYQLRNFLKCSEDNPVFAGIDCEVFESRFPTTMALSVLVTIEMCNALNSVSENQSLLRMPPWLNPWLLAAVAMSMALHFLILLVPPLPLIFQVTPLNGRQWVAVLQISLPVILLDEALKYLSRKHVDACRNAGTVRTASQTQTGQPLIASSGTPDHTGRQGPAVSAGSRVESAACTSE
- the ATP2A3 gene encoding sarcoplasmic/endoplasmic reticulum calcium ATPase 3 isoform X1, with the protein product MEEAHLLPAADVLRRFSVTAEGGLSAEQVTGARERYGPNELPTEEGKSLWELVLEQFEDLLVRILLLAALVSFVLAWFEEGEETTTAFVEPLVIMLILVANAIVGVWQERNAESAIEALKEYEPEMGKVIRADRKGVQRILARDIVPGDIVEVAVGDKVPADLRLIDIKSTTLRVDQSILTGESVSVTKHTDAIPDPRAVNQDKKNMLFSGTNIASGKAVGVAVATGLHTELGKIRSQMAAVEPERTPLQQKLDEFGQQLSRAISVICMAVWVINIGHFADPAHGGSWLRGAVYYFKIAVALAVAAIPEGLPAVITTCLALGTRRMARKNAIVRSLPSVETLGCTSVICSDKTGTLTTNQMSVCRMFVVAEAGTGTCRLHEFTISGTTYAPEGEVRQGERRVRCGQFDGLVELATICALCNDSALDYNEAKGVYEKVGEATETALTCLVEKMNVFDTDLQTLSRVERAGACNAVIKQLMQKEFTLEFSRDRKSMSVYCTPTRPGLVAQGSKMFVKGAPESVIERCSSVRVGSRTVPLDTTSREQILAKVKDWGSGLDTLRCLALATRDMPPRKEDMQLDDCSKFVQYETDLTFVGCVGMLDPPRPEVAACIARCHQAGIRVVMITGDNKGTAVAICRRLGIFEDTEDVAGKAYTGREFDDLSPEQQRHACRTARCFARVEPAHKSRIVENLQSFNEITAMTGDGVNDAPALKKAEIGIAMGSGTAVAKSAAEMVLSDDNFASIVAAVEEGRAIYSNMKQFIRYLISSNVGEVVCIFLTAILGLPEALIPVQLLWVNLVTDGLPATALGFNPPDLDIMEKRPRNPREALISGWLFFRYLAIGVYVGLATVAAATWWFLYDAEGPQVTFYQLRNFLKCSEDNPVFAGIDCEVFESRFPTTMALSVLVTIEMCNALNSVSENQSLLRMPPWLNPWLLAAVAMSMALHFLILLVPPLPLIFQVTPLNGRQWVAVLQISLPVILLDEALKYLSRKHVDEDKGQQ
- the ATP2A3 gene encoding sarcoplasmic/endoplasmic reticulum calcium ATPase 3 isoform X2 yields the protein MEEAHLLPAADVLRRFSVTAEGGLSAEQVTGARERYGPNELPTEEGKSLWELVLEQFEDLLVRILLLAALVSFVLAWFEEGEETTTAFVEPLVIMLILVANAIVGVWQERNAESAIEALKEYEPEMGKVIRADRKGVQRILARDIVPGDIVEVAVGDKVPADLRLIDIKSTTLRVDQSILTGESVSVTKHTDAIPDPRAVNQDKKNMLFSGTNIASGKAVGVAVATGLHTELGKIRSQMAAVEPERTPLQQKLDEFGQQLSRAISVICMAVWVINIGHFADPAHGGSWLRGAVYYFKIAVALAVAAIPEGLPAVITTCLALGTRRMARKNAIVRSLPSVETLGCTSVICSDKTGTLTTNQMSVCRMFVVAEAGTGTCRLHEFTISGTTYAPEGEVRQGERRVRCGQFDGLVELATICALCNDSALDYNEAKGVYEKVGEATETALTCLVEKMNVFDTDLQTLSRVERAGACNAVIKQLMQKEFTLEFSRDRKSMSVYCTPTRPGLVAQGSKMFVKGAPESVIERCSSVRVGSRTVPLDTTSREQILAKVKDWGSGLDTLRCLALATRDMPPRKEDMQLDDCSKFVQYETDLTFVGCVGMLDPPRPEVAACIARCHQAGIRVVMITGDNKGTAVAICRRLGIFEDTEDVAGKAYTGREFDDLSPEQQRHACRTARCFARVEPAHKSRIVENLQSFNEITAMTGDGVNDAPALKKAEIGIAMGSGTAVAKSAAEMVLSDDNFASIVAAVEEGRAIYSNMKQFIRYLISSNVGEVVCIFLTAILGLPEALIPVQLLWVNLVTDGLPATALGFNPPDLDIMEKRPRNPREALISGWLFFRYLAIGVYVGLATVAAATWWFLYDAEGPQVTFYQLRNFLKCSEDNPVFAGIDCEVFESRFPTTMALSVLVTIEMCNALNSVSENQSLLRMPPWLNPWLLAAVAMSMALHFLILLVPPLPLIFQVTPLNGRQWVAVLQISLPVILLDEALKYLSRKHVDDKGQQ